The Microbacterium sp. SORGH_AS_0862 genome has a segment encoding these proteins:
- a CDS encoding APC family permease: MALPIFASDALSSVAYAPQELLMILMIGGLSFLAFSPWIAAAVVVLLIVVVLSYRQLIKAYPSGGGDYEVARTNLGEIPGVIVASALLVDYILTVAVSVASGVDNIISALPGLNPWRIELAVGFVILIVIVNLRGVREASRAFALPTYIFIGSVALMIVTGIIRWILGDPPVASSSAFSVQAESLTQAAVILLILRAFSSGCSALTGVEAVSNGVPAFRRPKVKNAQRTLVAMGAVAILLFSGLTILALVAGVHYAENPCHLIGFDCTQPQPSLMAQVAAATFGMNSIPFFIIQAATACVLLLAANTAFNGFPLLGAVLARDGYAPKAMNTRGDRLVFSNGMILLGLAAIVVLIASQANLTTLIQLYIIGVFVSFSLGQIGMVRHWRRELRALNQLPTAARNQKSGRFERREIISGLIINSLGAGLTAAVFIIVTITKFTHGAWLVFLAIPVLSILMIGVHRYYRDVEHEITYDDDTHFGAAGDIAIVLVGRLQKPVAKAIDYALAARHDKTIALHVAVTKESADAVQKEWEDHRPPVPLVIVESPYRTYAQPVIAFIEKYREKHGSAVVTVYLPQYIVGHWWESFLHNRRARRIAQQLMLVHGVTITLVPWLLDSSEVIYGRRSRPLPGQERAGRPTTRTVSVARHGGEGQSRN; the protein is encoded by the coding sequence ATGGCGCTGCCCATTTTCGCGTCCGACGCGCTGAGCTCCGTGGCCTACGCGCCGCAGGAACTGCTCATGATCCTGATGATCGGCGGACTGTCGTTCCTGGCCTTCAGCCCCTGGATCGCGGCCGCCGTCGTCGTGCTGCTCATCGTGGTGGTGCTCTCGTACCGCCAGCTCATCAAGGCATACCCGTCCGGGGGCGGCGACTACGAGGTGGCACGAACGAACCTGGGCGAGATCCCCGGCGTCATCGTCGCCTCGGCACTGCTGGTCGACTACATCCTGACGGTCGCCGTCTCGGTCGCGTCCGGCGTCGACAACATCATCTCCGCGCTGCCGGGGCTGAACCCCTGGCGCATCGAGCTGGCGGTCGGCTTCGTCATCCTGATCGTGATCGTCAACCTCCGCGGCGTGCGCGAAGCCTCGCGCGCCTTCGCGCTGCCGACGTACATCTTCATCGGATCCGTCGCGCTCATGATCGTGACCGGCATCATCCGCTGGATCCTCGGCGACCCGCCGGTCGCCTCCAGCAGCGCGTTCTCCGTGCAGGCCGAGAGCCTCACGCAGGCGGCCGTCATCCTGCTGATCCTGCGCGCGTTCTCCAGCGGCTGTTCCGCCCTCACCGGCGTCGAGGCCGTCTCCAACGGCGTGCCCGCGTTCCGCCGCCCCAAGGTGAAGAACGCGCAGCGCACCCTCGTCGCGATGGGCGCCGTCGCCATCCTGCTCTTCTCCGGTCTGACGATCCTCGCGCTCGTCGCGGGCGTGCACTACGCCGAGAATCCGTGCCACCTCATCGGGTTCGACTGCACGCAGCCCCAGCCGAGCCTCATGGCGCAGGTCGCGGCCGCCACCTTCGGGATGAACTCGATCCCCTTCTTCATCATTCAGGCGGCCACTGCCTGCGTCCTGCTGCTCGCGGCCAACACCGCGTTCAACGGCTTCCCGCTGCTGGGCGCCGTGCTCGCGCGCGATGGATACGCCCCGAAGGCCATGAACACGCGCGGCGACCGCCTCGTGTTCTCCAACGGCATGATCCTGTTGGGTCTCGCGGCGATCGTGGTGCTGATCGCCTCACAGGCCAACCTGACGACCCTCATCCAGCTCTACATCATCGGCGTGTTCGTGTCGTTCTCACTCGGACAGATCGGCATGGTGCGCCACTGGCGGCGCGAGCTCCGCGCGCTGAACCAGTTGCCCACCGCAGCCCGCAACCAGAAGTCGGGGCGCTTCGAGCGGCGAGAGATCATCTCGGGTCTGATCATCAACTCGCTCGGCGCGGGCCTGACGGCGGCGGTGTTCATCATCGTCACGATCACCAAGTTCACGCACGGCGCCTGGCTGGTTTTCCTCGCGATCCCGGTGCTGTCGATCCTGATGATCGGCGTGCACCGCTACTACCGCGACGTCGAGCACGAGATCACCTACGACGACGACACCCACTTCGGCGCCGCCGGCGACATCGCCATCGTTCTGGTGGGGCGCCTCCAGAAGCCGGTCGCGAAGGCCATCGACTACGCCCTCGCCGCACGGCACGACAAGACGATCGCCCTGCACGTCGCCGTCACGAAGGAGTCGGCGGATGCGGTGCAGAAGGAGTGGGAGGACCACCGTCCGCCCGTGCCGCTCGTGATCGTCGAGTCTCCCTACCGGACCTATGCCCAGCCGGTCATCGCCTTCATCGAGAAGTACCGGGAGAAGCACGGGTCCGCGGTCGTCACGGTCTACCTGCCGCAGTACATCGTCGGTCACTGGTGGGAGAGCTTCCTGCACAACCGCCGCGCGCGCCGCATCGCGCAGCAGCTCATGCTCGTGCACGGGGTCACGATCACCCTCGTGCCGTGGCTGCTGGACTCGTCCGAGGTCATCTACGGCCGCCGCTCCCGCCCGCTCCCCGGTCAGGAACGTGCGGGACGCCCCACCACGCGCACCGTCAGCGTCGCGCGCCACGGCGGCGAGGGGCAGAGCCGGAACTGA
- a CDS encoding Pr6Pr family membrane protein, protein MHVSDRRLALAYRLVAAVLMAWGIGRVTGILDGRPSPVEFLYYTVLSNLLCLVWMVVLAVRTVADLRSDGPRGASTPSPRFSLAVAFAITVTMLIYLIVLVPETYTQGNGYEPFTLTDNLIHIITPSLAIADWLLFVPKGRSRWFDPPLWTLIPYVYLAFAFVYGAAGGRFAGGGQYPYPFMNVERNGLDGVVLWIVGLTLALEVVAYVYILIDKGLGVLERRMRKPAAVRATVDAGAGH, encoded by the coding sequence ATGCATGTGTCCGATCGCCGCCTCGCTCTCGCCTATCGCCTCGTCGCGGCGGTGCTCATGGCGTGGGGGATCGGGAGGGTCACCGGCATCCTGGACGGACGACCCAGCCCCGTCGAGTTCCTCTACTACACGGTGCTCAGCAACCTGCTCTGCCTCGTCTGGATGGTGGTCCTCGCCGTTCGCACCGTCGCTGACCTTCGCTCGGACGGACCGCGTGGGGCGTCGACGCCCTCCCCGCGATTCTCGCTCGCCGTCGCCTTCGCGATCACGGTGACGATGCTGATCTACCTGATCGTGCTCGTGCCCGAGACATACACGCAGGGCAACGGCTACGAGCCGTTCACGCTGACCGACAACCTGATCCACATCATCACGCCCTCGCTGGCGATCGCCGACTGGCTGCTGTTCGTGCCCAAAGGTCGCAGCCGCTGGTTCGATCCGCCCCTGTGGACACTCATCCCTTACGTGTACCTCGCGTTCGCGTTCGTCTACGGCGCTGCCGGCGGCCGGTTCGCCGGCGGCGGCCAGTACCCGTATCCGTTCATGAATGTCGAGCGCAACGGGCTGGACGGTGTCGTGCTCTGGATCGTCGGTCTGACCCTCGCGCTCGAGGTCGTCGCCTACGTCTACATCCTCATCGACAAGGGACTCGGAGTGCTGGAGCGGCGGATGCGGAAGCCGGCCGCCGTCCGCGCGACGGTGGATGCGGGCGCCGGGCACTGA